The sequence GACCTGACCCTAAAATCGCTAAAATCGTACTTGGGTAATAAAAGAGCCATCACGGTAATGTCTAACAACCGGCTAACCTGCCGCGCCAATGAGTTTGCCGAGACCTGACCCCAATAAGAATAACCGAATTCGTGATTTTATTTTACAATCTCTGTGCCGATGCCCTTCTTTGTGAAAATCTCTAAAAGCAGGGCGTGGGGGATACGGCCGTCAATTATATGTGTTTTCCCGACTCCTTCCTTAAGGGCGTTCTGGCACGCCTGGACTTTTGGCAGCATACCGCCTGAAATTATACCTTTTGATATGAAGGCCTTTATCTTCGACCTGTTTATTGTAGGTATGAGCTTTTTGTTATTATCCATTATTCCATTTACATCCGTAAGAAGTATTAGCTTTTCAGCCTTGAGGGCTGAAGCTATGGAGCCTGCAATATAGTCTGCATTTATGTTGAGGGTTTCGTTTTTAGGCCCTACCCCTATCGGAGCAATCACAGGGATAAAACCGTCCTTTTCCATCGAATATAGAATTTTTGGATTTACAGATGTAACCTCTCCAACAAGTCCGAGATCGATTATCTCAGACACTCCTGTTTCTTCCGAGACTTTCCTGACTAACCTCTTTTTGGCCTTAATGAGAGAGCCGTCCTTTCCACTCAGGCCAATGGCACGGCCGCCATGGCGGTTTATAAGGGATACGATTTCTTTGTTTATAAGGCCCCCTAAGACCATCTCAACAATGTCCATTGTCTCTTTATCTGTAAATCGCTGGCCATGGATAAAGGTTGGTTTCTTGCCCATTTTTTCCATAATTGCACTTATTTTCGGACCGCCGCCATGGACAATTACAGGCCGGATACCTATAAAATTCATAAGCACCACATCCTGGGCAAATGCATTCTTGAGTTTTTCCTCAACCATGGCTGCTCCGCCGTATTTAATCACAAATGTCTTGCCGTAAAAGTTCCGTATATAAGGCAGTGCCTCTATAAGGACATTGGCCTTTTCGATGAGTTTCTCCATGGTCTCCTTTTTTTATAGTTACTCTAATACTGAGCGATGAACCCAATCCTTGCTATGCGTGTTCAAAACACGGATTAAACTTACTTCACAATTATAACCTTATACCCTTCCTCCGCGAGGGTATTTGCCAGGGAATAGGCATCCTTACTGCTGTTAAACTTTCCCAGCCTGACCCTGAAATATTTCTCACCATCTAAGAAGGTCTCTTCAACATAAACCCCTCTGTATTTTAATTCAAGGGCTGTTTTAAGACGGATGGCATTTTGATGTTCTTTAAAGGAGCCAACCTGAACCACAAATGGCCCTTTTGGAGCTGCTACGCTGACAGTGTCGGAGACTCGTACCGCGCCTTTGTACCTGCTTTCTCTTCCCAGGACATCTATTCTGACCTTGCCTGTGCCGGGACCGATAAGTCCGATCTCTTTTGCCGAAGCATATGAGAGGTCAAGGTCTCTGCCAGCCACAAAAGGCCCCCTGTCATTTACAATGCAATCGACAGACTTCCCATTCGACAGATTTGTAACTCTGAGTTTTGTACCGAATGGATGCTCTCTGTGGGCACATGTTCTGGAATACATGTCAAACCTTTCACCTGAAGCTGTAGGCCTTCCGTGAAAATCCGGGCCATACCAGGAGGCAGAGGTATAGCTCGCCTCGGGGTATCTTTCATAACGGGAGGGAGCGCAAGAGATGATGAATATTATAAGGATTGTAAGAATCGTGGTAACAATGAGTCTTGATAGCCTGTTGAAAAAGTATTTATTCATACTATAACTTGTCATTCCTGCGAAAGCAGGAATCCAGAACCTGTTGAATTTACAAGAACTGGATTCCCGCTAAAAACATGCGGGAATGACATTTAAGGAATTTTGCTCGTTTTTCAACAGGCTGTCAAGACCTTGACCCCGCTTACCGAGAGTTACTTACCTCTTAAAGTATATATCTGCTCAGGTCCTCATCCTTTACTATATCGCTCAATTTATCCTTCACATATTTTGCATCTATTCTTAATTCTCCATTTTTTCTTTCAGGGGCCTCGAAGGATATGTCTTCAAGGAGTTTTTCCAGGACGGTATGAAGTCTCCTTGCACCTATGTTTTCGGTTTTTTCATTCACTATGGCAGCGATAGAGGCAATTTCCCGTATAGAATCTTCAGAAAATGCGACTTTAACTCCTTCGGTATCGAGAAGGGCAATATACTGCTTGATAAGTGCATTTCGTGGCTCCTGCAGTATCCTTATAAATTCATCCTCTCCAAGGGCCTCAAGCTCTACCCTGATAGGGAATCTGCCCTGCATCTCAGGGATCAGGTCTGAGGGCTTTACTGCATGGAAGGCGCCGGCTGCGATAAATAATACGTGTTCAGTTCTTACGGGGCCATACTTTGTTGTTACAGTAGAGCCTTCAACTATTGGAAGCAAATCCCTCTGCACACCTTCCCTTGAGACATCAGGGCCATAGGTAGCACCCCTGCTTGCAATTTTGTCAATCTCATCAATAAAGATAATTCCTGACTGCTCTGTGCGTTCTATTGCTTCTTTTATGACTTTGTCAATATCAATCAGCTTGTTTGCCTCTTCCTGTGCGAGGATTCTTAATGCCTCCTGCACTTTTACCTTTCGCCTCTTTGTTTTTTCCGGGAGAAAGCTTCCGAGCATCTCCTTGAGGTTTATTTCAAGCTCTTCCATACCGACATTTGAAATAATTCCAAAAGGCATAATTTTTTCTCTGACCTCAAGGTCCACATATTTATTATCAAGTTTCCCACTTTTTAACTGTGCCCTTAATTTTTCCCTGGTTTCTTTATGCTGCTCTTTTTCTTCGGCTATTTCTGGGGCTGATATTCCCCTGACTGGCCTTGGTGGCGGCAGCAGGAGGTCAAGTGTTCTCTCTTCT comes from Nitrospirota bacterium and encodes:
- the argB gene encoding acetylglutamate kinase, which encodes MEKLIEKANVLIEALPYIRNFYGKTFVIKYGGAAMVEEKLKNAFAQDVVLMNFIGIRPVIVHGGGPKISAIMEKMGKKPTFIHGQRFTDKETMDIVEMVLGGLINKEIVSLINRHGGRAIGLSGKDGSLIKAKKRLVRKVSEETGVSEIIDLGLVGEVTSVNPKILYSMEKDGFIPVIAPIGVGPKNETLNINADYIAGSIASALKAEKLILLTDVNGIMDNNKKLIPTINRSKIKAFISKGIISGGMLPKVQACQNALKEGVGKTHIIDGRIPHALLLEIFTKKGIGTEIVK
- a CDS encoding septal ring lytic transglycosylase RlpA family protein, with protein sequence MNKYFFNRLSRLIVTTILTILIIFIISCAPSRYERYPEASYTSASWYGPDFHGRPTASGERFDMYSRTCAHREHPFGTKLRVTNLSNGKSVDCIVNDRGPFVAGRDLDLSYASAKEIGLIGPGTGKVRIDVLGRESRYKGAVRVSDTVSVAAPKGPFVVQVGSFKEHQNAIRLKTALELKYRGVYVEETFLDGEKYFRVRLGKFNSSKDAYSLANTLAEEGYKVIIVK
- the hslU gene encoding ATP-dependent protease ATPase subunit HslU, with the protein product MDNLTPKKIVEELDKYIIGQHKAKKAVAIALRNRWRRQRLSEELKDEVLPKNIIMIGPTGVGKTEIARRLARLAQAPFIKVEASKFTEVGYVGRDVESMIRDLTELAVNMVKTEYMEKVHEKAQGLAEERTLDLLLPPPRPVRGISAPEIAEEKEQHKETREKLRAQLKSGKLDNKYVDLEVREKIMPFGIISNVGMEELEINLKEMLGSFLPEKTKRRKVKVQEALRILAQEEANKLIDIDKVIKEAIERTEQSGIIFIDEIDKIASRGATYGPDVSREGVQRDLLPIVEGSTVTTKYGPVRTEHVLFIAAGAFHAVKPSDLIPEMQGRFPIRVELEALGEDEFIRILQEPRNALIKQYIALLDTEGVKVAFSEDSIREIASIAAIVNEKTENIGARRLHTVLEKLLEDISFEAPERKNGELRIDAKYVKDKLSDIVKDEDLSRYIL